One stretch of Oceanimonas pelagia DNA includes these proteins:
- a CDS encoding DUF423 domain-containing protein, translating into MIINLAFYGAALFGLSATALGAYGAHGLAAAPALVAAFNTGVQYQFLHALALLLVAIMLTRRATRLVHAAAVLFVLGIVMFSGSLYALVLLGTGGMGFVTPLGGVCLMAGWLCLMLSGRAWLRSE; encoded by the coding sequence GTGATCATTAATCTCGCCTTTTACGGCGCGGCCCTGTTCGGCCTGAGCGCCACCGCCCTGGGCGCCTACGGGGCCCATGGCCTGGCGGCGGCCCCGGCGCTGGTGGCGGCCTTTAACACCGGGGTGCAATACCAGTTTCTGCATGCCCTGGCGCTGTTGCTGGTGGCCATTATGCTGACGCGGCGGGCCACCCGGCTGGTGCACGCCGCTGCCGTTCTGTTTGTGCTGGGCATTGTGATGTTCAGCGGCAGTCTTTATGCCCTGGTGCTGCTTGGCACCGGGGGAATGGGTTTTGTGACTCCCCTCGGGGGAGTGTGTTTAATGGCGGGCTGGCTGTGTCTGATGCTGTCCGGTCGCGCCTGGTTGAGGTCTGAATGA
- the rlmM gene encoding 23S rRNA (cytidine(2498)-2'-O)-methyltransferase RlmM, which yields MKQLLIYCRPGFEKEAAAEIQDRAGQMGCPGFARAKDDSGYVVYECFQPEDGDLLARKLPFRELIFARQMLVVWAELNDLPLDDRIAPLVGAAEGMPLCGDIRVETPDTNEGKELSRFCRKFTVPARQALRGKGVLTRAEARNRPTLHLFFTANNRVMLGYSYSYNQSPFHMGIPRLRFPADAPSRSSLKLEEAFHVFIPREEWDTRLTSGLRGVDLGAAPGGWTYQLVARGMMVAAIDNGPMAQSLMDTGQVKHYREDGFKWRPSRKNVYWLVCDMVEKPARVVALMADWLLAEDCQEAIFNLKLPMKKRYAEAVHNLQQLQEKLDQLGGFQIQAKHLYHDREEITVHVCQPRKVAKLEPKA from the coding sequence ATGAAACAGTTGTTGATATATTGCCGCCCCGGATTTGAAAAGGAAGCGGCCGCCGAAATTCAGGACAGGGCCGGGCAGATGGGCTGTCCGGGCTTTGCCCGCGCCAAGGACGACAGCGGTTATGTGGTGTACGAGTGCTTTCAGCCGGAAGACGGCGATCTGCTGGCGCGCAAGCTGCCGTTTCGCGAGCTGATTTTCGCCCGCCAGATGCTGGTGGTGTGGGCCGAGCTGAACGACCTGCCCCTTGATGATCGCATCGCTCCCCTGGTCGGGGCCGCCGAGGGCATGCCCCTGTGCGGCGACATTCGGGTGGAAACCCCCGACACCAACGAGGGCAAGGAGCTGTCGCGCTTTTGCCGCAAGTTTACCGTGCCGGCGCGTCAGGCCCTGCGTGGCAAGGGCGTGCTGACCCGGGCCGAGGCCCGCAACCGGCCCACCCTGCACCTGTTTTTTACCGCCAATAACCGGGTGATGCTGGGCTACTCCTATTCCTACAACCAGTCGCCGTTTCACATGGGCATTCCCCGGTTGCGGTTTCCCGCCGACGCGCCGAGCCGCTCCAGCCTCAAGCTGGAAGAGGCCTTTCACGTGTTTATTCCCCGGGAGGAGTGGGACACCCGGCTGACTTCCGGCCTGCGAGGCGTGGATCTGGGCGCGGCCCCCGGTGGCTGGACCTATCAGCTGGTGGCCCGGGGCATGATGGTGGCGGCCATCGACAACGGCCCCATGGCCCAGAGCCTGATGGACACCGGTCAGGTCAAGCACTACCGGGAAGACGGCTTCAAGTGGCGGCCCAGCCGCAAGAACGTGTACTGGCTGGTGTGCGACATGGTGGAAAAACCGGCGCGGGTGGTGGCGCTGATGGCCGACTGGCTGCTGGCGGAAGACTGCCAGGAGGCGATCTTCAACCTCAAGCTGCCGATGAAAAAGCGCTATGCCGAGGCGGTGCACAACCTGCAGCAGTTGCAGGAAAAGCTCGACCAGCTCGGTGGCTTTCAGATCCAGGCCAAGCACCTGTACCACGACCGGGAAGAGATCACCGTGCACGTGTGCCAGCCGCGCAAGGTGGCCAAACTCGAGCCCAAGGCCTGA
- a CDS encoding isocitrate dehydrogenase, with the protein MSKRSITVIPGDGIGPSIIDAALRIMDHAGCDFHYDYADAGLTALENHGELLPQTTLDLIAKNKIALKGPLTTPVGGGFTSINVSLRKLFNLYANVRPVVSFEGTQSRFENIDIITIRENTEGMYSGAGQKRAEDNSSAEAMSIITREGAERIVTFAYELARNEGRKKVTVVHKANILKSTSGLFLEVAREVSQRYPDIETAEMIVDAACMNLVMYPERFDVIVTTNLFGDILSDLCAGLVGGLGMAPGANIGKEVAIFEAVHGSAPDIAGQNIANPCSVILASIQMLEHLGLADKAAQIRTAVAKTIAEGKTVTRDLGGNASTTEFTDAIIANL; encoded by the coding sequence ATGAGCAAACGCAGTATTACCGTGATCCCGGGCGATGGCATCGGTCCCAGCATTATCGATGCCGCCCTGCGCATTATGGATCACGCAGGTTGTGACTTTCACTACGACTACGCCGACGCCGGCCTGACGGCCCTGGAAAACCACGGCGAACTTCTTCCCCAAACCACCCTCGACCTTATCGCCAAAAACAAGATTGCCCTCAAGGGCCCTCTTACCACCCCGGTGGGCGGCGGCTTTACCTCCATCAACGTTTCCCTGCGCAAGCTGTTCAACCTCTACGCCAACGTGCGCCCGGTGGTATCGTTTGAAGGCACCCAAAGCCGTTTCGAGAACATCGACATCATCACCATTCGGGAAAACACCGAAGGCATGTATTCCGGCGCCGGCCAGAAGCGCGCCGAGGACAACAGCAGCGCCGAGGCCATGAGCATCATCACCCGGGAAGGCGCCGAGCGCATCGTCACCTTTGCCTATGAGCTGGCCCGCAACGAGGGCCGCAAAAAGGTCACCGTGGTGCACAAGGCCAACATTCTCAAATCCACCTCCGGGCTGTTCCTGGAAGTGGCGCGGGAAGTGTCACAGCGCTATCCGGACATCGAAACCGCCGAGATGATCGTGGACGCCGCCTGCATGAACCTGGTGATGTATCCGGAGCGCTTCGACGTCATCGTGACCACCAACCTGTTCGGCGACATTCTCTCGGATCTGTGCGCCGGCCTGGTGGGCGGCCTGGGCATGGCGCCAGGCGCCAACATCGGCAAGGAGGTGGCCATTTTCGAAGCGGTGCACGGCTCGGCCCCCGACATTGCCGGCCAGAACATCGCCAACCCCTGCTCGGTGATCCTGGCCTCCATTCAGATGCTGGAGCATTTAGGGCTGGCCGACAAGGCCGCGCAAATCCGCACTGCCGTAGCCAAAACCATTGCCGAAGGCAAGACGGTCACCCGGGATCTGGGCGGCAACGCCAGCACCACCGAATTCACCGACGCCATTATTGCCAACCTGTAA